A window of the Scandinavium goeteborgense genome harbors these coding sequences:
- the matP gene encoding macrodomain Ter protein MatP encodes MKYQQLENLESGWKWKYLVKKHREGELVTRYIEASAAQDAVDTLLTLENEPVQVNDWIEQHMNPALFNRMKQTIRARRKRHFNAEHQHTRKKSIDLEFIVWQRLAGLAHRRGKTLSETIVQLIEDAENKEKYASKMTTLKQDLQALLGKEK; translated from the coding sequence ATGAAATATCAACAACTGGAAAACCTTGAAAGCGGCTGGAAATGGAAGTACCTGGTAAAAAAGCACCGGGAAGGTGAGCTGGTCACCCGCTACATTGAGGCCAGCGCTGCACAAGACGCGGTAGATACCTTGTTGACGCTCGAAAACGAACCTGTACAGGTCAACGACTGGATTGAACAGCACATGAACCCGGCGCTGTTTAATCGTATGAAGCAAACTATTCGAGCGCGACGTAAACGTCACTTCAACGCCGAGCATCAGCATACGCGCAAGAAGTCTATCGACCTGGAGTTTATCGTCTGGCAGCGCTTGGCCGGTCTGGCACATCGGCGCGGTAAGACCTTGTCGGAAACGATAGTGCAGCTCATTGAAGATGCGGAAAACAAAGAGAAGTACGCGAGCAAGATGACAACGCTCAAACAAGATTTGCAGGCGTTGTTAGGGAAAGAGAAGTAA
- a CDS encoding AAA family ATPase — protein MTITKLSRRDLAPDLEAYQTLFAQPDLATETDSLPGELQARLHYALDQFLYPQAISDFLLVKAPEEPEYLQLLTDATRERRDDVQPLCGVRYTVNGNQVTLTAATALEDNFASQGPVIQADWVEAEQLFGCVRQFNGEISLQPGLVHQANGGVLILSLRSLLSQPLLWMRLKNIVSHQRFDWLTFDDARPLPVSIPSMPLSLKVMLVGERESLADFQEMEPELCEKAIYSEYEDNLQIVDEDSQKLWCQWVWHIARGLNLPGPDTDAWPLLIQEGARYTGDQQALPLSPLWIGRQLREAAAFCEGERFSAEQLTTMLVQRQWREGYLAERMQDEILLEQILIETEGEQIGQINALSVVEFPGHPRAFGEPSRISCVVHIGDGEFTDIERKAELGGNIHAKGMMIMQAFLMAELGLDQQIPFSASLTFEQSYSEVDGDSASMAELCALISALSNVPVNQSLAITGSVDQFGRAQPVGGLNEKIEGFFAICQQRGLTGKQGIIIPAANVRHLSLAQDVQKAVEAGEFSLWAIDDVTDALPLLTQLIWDGEGQTTLLQTIQERIAQANHQDTRHRPWAMRWLNWFHSN, from the coding sequence TTGACGATTACAAAACTTTCACGGCGCGATTTAGCCCCCGATCTTGAGGCTTATCAGACGCTGTTTGCCCAGCCTGATTTGGCAACCGAAACCGATTCCTTACCCGGCGAACTGCAGGCTCGTCTGCACTACGCGCTGGATCAATTCCTCTATCCTCAGGCCATATCTGACTTCCTGTTGGTGAAAGCCCCGGAAGAACCTGAGTATCTACAGTTACTGACCGATGCCACCCGCGAACGTCGCGACGATGTGCAGCCGCTCTGTGGCGTCCGTTACACGGTCAACGGCAATCAGGTGACCCTGACTGCGGCGACTGCGCTCGAAGACAATTTCGCCAGCCAGGGGCCCGTGATTCAGGCCGACTGGGTTGAAGCCGAGCAGCTGTTTGGCTGTGTTCGTCAGTTCAATGGTGAAATCAGCCTCCAACCGGGCCTCGTGCATCAGGCTAACGGCGGCGTATTAATCCTTTCCTTGCGCAGCCTGCTCTCTCAGCCACTGCTGTGGATGCGTCTGAAAAATATCGTCTCCCATCAGCGTTTTGACTGGCTGACCTTTGACGATGCCCGTCCCCTGCCCGTCAGCATTCCTTCCATGCCGCTGTCGCTGAAAGTGATGCTGGTCGGTGAGCGTGAATCGCTGGCTGATTTCCAGGAAATGGAGCCGGAACTCTGCGAAAAAGCCATCTACAGTGAATATGAAGACAACCTGCAGATCGTTGATGAAGACTCGCAGAAGCTCTGGTGTCAGTGGGTGTGGCATATTGCTCGCGGTCTGAATTTACCGGGTCCCGATACCGACGCCTGGCCGCTTCTCATTCAGGAAGGTGCGCGTTACACCGGTGACCAGCAAGCGCTACCGCTGTCCCCGCTGTGGATTGGCCGCCAGCTGCGTGAAGCCGCTGCCTTCTGTGAAGGTGAACGTTTTAGCGCAGAACAGCTGACCACGATGCTGGTTCAACGCCAGTGGCGTGAAGGTTATCTGGCAGAGCGTATGCAGGATGAAATTCTGCTTGAGCAAATCCTTATCGAAACGGAAGGTGAACAGATAGGCCAGATTAACGCCCTGTCTGTGGTCGAATTCCCTGGCCATCCACGTGCCTTCGGTGAACCTTCGCGTATCAGCTGCGTCGTTCACATTGGCGATGGCGAGTTCACGGATATCGAACGCAAAGCAGAGCTCGGCGGTAACATCCATGCCAAAGGCATGATGATTATGCAGGCGTTTTTGATGGCTGAATTGGGCCTGGACCAACAGATCCCGTTCTCAGCGTCTCTCACCTTCGAGCAGTCATACAGCGAAGTGGACGGTGATAGTGCATCAATGGCTGAACTGTGTGCCCTGATAAGCGCCCTGTCGAACGTGCCGGTCAACCAGAGCCTGGCTATCACCGGTTCCGTTGACCAGTTTGGTCGTGCGCAGCCGGTAGGCGGCCTCAATGAAAAAATTGAAGGCTTCTTTGCTATCTGTCAGCAGCGTGGCCTGACCGGTAAACAGGGGATTATCATTCCTGCTGCAAACGTGCGTCATCTCAGCCTCGCACAGGATGTACAGAAGGCTGTTGAAGCCGGTGAATTTTCACTCTGGGCAATTGATGATGTGACGGATGCGCTCCCACTGTTGACGCAGTTGATTTGGGATGGCGAAGGCCAGACCACGCTTCTGCAAACTATTCAGGAACGTATTGCTCAGGCAAATCATCAGGATACGCGTCATCGCCCGTGGGCAATGCGCTGGTTAAACTGGTTTCATTCAAACTGA
- the fabA gene encoding bifunctional 3-hydroxydecanoyl-ACP dehydratase/trans-2-decenoyl-ACP isomerase yields the protein MVDKRESYSKEDLLASGRGELFGEKGPQLPSANMLMMDRVIKMSETGGNFDKGYVEAELDINPDLWFFGCHFIGDPVMPGCLGLDAMWQLVGFYLGWLGGEGKGRALGVGEVKFTGQILPTAKKVTYRIHFKRVINRRLILGIADGEVLVDGHLIYEATDLKVGLFQDTSAF from the coding sequence ATGGTAGATAAACGCGAATCCTATTCAAAAGAAGATCTTCTTGCCTCCGGACGCGGCGAACTGTTTGGCGAAAAAGGCCCACAGCTTCCGTCAGCTAACATGCTGATGATGGATCGTGTCATCAAAATGAGCGAGACAGGCGGTAACTTCGATAAAGGCTACGTGGAAGCAGAGCTGGATATTAATCCTGACCTGTGGTTCTTCGGTTGCCACTTCATCGGCGACCCGGTAATGCCAGGCTGCCTGGGCCTGGATGCCATGTGGCAGCTGGTCGGCTTCTACCTGGGCTGGCTCGGCGGCGAAGGCAAAGGCCGTGCACTGGGCGTGGGCGAAGTGAAATTCACTGGCCAGATCCTGCCTACCGCGAAAAAAGTGACCTATCGCATCCACTTCAAACGCGTGATTAACCGTCGTTTAATCCTCGGCATCGCTGATGGTGAAGTCCTGGTTGACGGTCATCTGATCTATGAAGCGACTGACCTGAAAGTGGGCCTGTTCCAGGACACTTCCGCGTTCTAA
- the rmf gene encoding ribosome modulation factor, with translation MKRQKRDRLERAHQRGYQAGIAGKSKEICPYQTLNQRSHWLGGWREAMEDRAVIA, from the coding sequence ATGAAGAGACAAAAACGTGATCGCCTGGAACGGGCACATCAACGTGGGTACCAGGCTGGCATCGCTGGCAAATCAAAAGAAATCTGTCCTTATCAGACCTTAAACCAAAGGTCACACTGGCTGGGAGGCTGGCGAGAAGCCATGGAGGACAGGGCAGTAATCGCCTGA
- the pqiC gene encoding membrane integrity-associated transporter subunit PqiC yields MKKWLPVALACLLSACSSSSDNKTYYQLPLPQAGVQSTASLGRHLLWVEQVSIPDYLAGNGVVYQTSDVQYVIANNNLWASPLDQQLRTTLVANLSNQLPGWVVASQPLGSDQDTLNVNVSGFHGRYDGKVIVSGEWLLNHQGQLIKRPFHIEVKQQQDGYDEMVKTLAQAWSQEASAIAQSMNRLP; encoded by the coding sequence ATGAAAAAATGGCTACCCGTAGCATTAGCTTGTCTGCTGTCGGCGTGCAGCAGCAGCAGTGACAACAAAACGTACTATCAACTGCCACTTCCTCAGGCTGGCGTGCAAAGCACGGCCAGCCTGGGCAGACACCTGCTGTGGGTTGAGCAGGTGAGCATCCCTGATTACCTCGCCGGAAACGGCGTGGTGTATCAGACCAGTGATGTTCAGTATGTGATTGCGAACAATAACCTGTGGGCGAGCCCGCTGGATCAGCAGTTACGTACGACGCTGGTGGCGAACCTCAGCAACCAGCTTCCGGGTTGGGTCGTTGCGTCACAACCGCTGGGCAGCGACCAGGACACCCTCAACGTCAATGTGAGCGGTTTCCACGGTCGGTATGACGGGAAGGTCATTGTGAGCGGAGAGTGGCTCCTGAACCATCAGGGGCAGCTTATTAAGCGTCCGTTCCACATCGAGGTCAAACAGCAGCAAGACGGCTATGACGAAATGGTGAAAACGCTGGCACAGGCCTGGAGTCAGGAAGCGAGCGCCATTGCGCAGTCGATGAATCGCTTGCCATAA
- the pqiB gene encoding intermembrane transport protein PqiB translates to MENKSGEAKVQKVKNWSPVWIFPIVTALIGAWILFYHYSHQGPEVTLMTTNAEGIEGGKTRIKSRSVDVGVVESTTLTDDLTHVEIKARLNTGMEKLLHGDSAFWVVKPQVGREGISGLGTLLSGAYIELQPGTKGAEPEKFQLLDSPPLAPPDAKGIRVLLESNKAGQLSPGDPVLFRGYRVGSVETSSFNADKRSITYQLFISAPNDRLVTTNARFWKDSGIAVDLTSAGMRVEMGSLSTLFGGGVSFDVPDGQSLGEPVANKTEYHLFDDQRSIQDAMYTQHVDYVMFFKDSVRGLQPGAPVEFRGIRLGTVGKVPFFIPGLHQRLSDDYRIPVQIRIEPERLVNQLGGDPDIRSHLDTLINRGLRGSLKSGNLVTGALYIDLDFYPKAEPRGKFREFGGFEIIPTVSGGLAQIQQRLMDALDKINNLPINPLIEQATSSLAESQKTMKHVQATLDNLNKITGSQSMQDLPADMQKTLRELNRSMQGFQPGSAAYNKMVGDMQRLDQVLRELQPVLKTLNNKSNALVFEAKDKKDPQPKRAKE, encoded by the coding sequence ATGGAAAACAAGAGTGGAGAGGCGAAAGTGCAGAAGGTGAAGAACTGGTCGCCAGTATGGATCTTTCCCATCGTTACCGCGCTCATCGGCGCATGGATCCTCTTTTATCATTACAGCCATCAGGGGCCAGAAGTTACCCTGATGACCACCAACGCTGAAGGGATTGAAGGCGGAAAAACCCGCATCAAGAGCCGCAGTGTGGATGTCGGCGTGGTGGAAAGCACAACCCTGACGGACGATCTGACGCACGTTGAAATCAAGGCGCGTCTGAACACCGGAATGGAAAAGCTGCTCCATGGCGATTCGGCCTTCTGGGTGGTGAAACCCCAGGTTGGACGCGAGGGCATCAGCGGGCTCGGTACGTTGTTATCGGGTGCGTACATTGAGCTTCAGCCAGGAACTAAAGGCGCTGAGCCTGAGAAATTCCAGCTGCTCGATTCCCCTCCGCTTGCGCCACCGGATGCAAAAGGTATTCGCGTGCTGCTGGAAAGTAACAAAGCAGGCCAACTCTCTCCGGGCGATCCGGTGCTGTTCCGTGGTTATCGCGTAGGATCGGTTGAAACCAGTAGTTTCAATGCTGATAAGCGCAGCATCACATACCAACTGTTTATTAGCGCACCGAATGACCGTCTGGTCACCACCAACGCCCGTTTCTGGAAAGACAGCGGTATTGCGGTGGATCTGACCTCCGCCGGGATGCGCGTAGAAATGGGGTCATTATCGACGTTGTTCGGTGGCGGCGTGAGCTTTGACGTGCCGGATGGACAGTCGCTGGGCGAGCCGGTGGCGAACAAAACGGAATATCATCTGTTCGACGATCAGCGCTCCATTCAGGATGCAATGTATACCCAGCATGTCGACTACGTGATGTTCTTTAAAGATTCTGTTCGTGGCCTCCAGCCTGGCGCCCCGGTGGAATTCCGTGGCATCCGTCTGGGTACCGTGGGCAAAGTGCCGTTCTTCATTCCTGGCCTGCATCAGCGCCTGAGTGATGATTACCGCATTCCTGTCCAGATTCGTATTGAGCCTGAACGTCTGGTTAACCAACTGGGCGGCGATCCGGATATTCGTAGTCATCTGGATACCCTGATTAACCGTGGCCTTCGTGGCTCGCTTAAATCCGGTAATCTGGTGACCGGGGCGCTTTACATCGATCTCGATTTCTATCCGAAGGCTGAACCGCGCGGCAAGTTCCGTGAGTTTGGTGGCTTTGAAATTATCCCGACCGTGAGCGGTGGCCTGGCGCAAATCCAGCAACGCCTGATGGATGCGCTGGATAAAATCAATAATCTGCCAATCAATCCTTTGATTGAACAGGCCACAAGCTCGCTGGCGGAAAGCCAGAAAACCATGAAGCACGTGCAGGCGACGCTGGATAATCTCAACAAGATTACCGGTAGCCAGTCGATGCAGGATCTGCCAGCCGACATGCAGAAAACGTTGCGTGAGCTGAACCGCAGTATGCAGGGCTTCCAGCCGGGTTCTGCGGCGTACAACAAAATGGTCGGCGATATGCAGCGCCTGGATCAGGTGCTTCGTGAACTGCAGCCTGTGCTGAAAACACTCAACAATAAGAGCAATGCGTTGGTGTTCGAAGCGAAGGATAAAAAGGATCCGCAGCCGAAGAGGGCAAAAGAATGA
- the pqiA gene encoding membrane integrity-associated transporter subunit PqiA — protein MCDDHHAAGHILCPQCDLLVALPHLEHRHKALCPRCHTTLTTEWDEPRQRPTAYALVALFMLLLANLFPFINMSVGGISSEVELLEIPHVLFSEDYASLGTFFLLFVQLVPAFCLVTILVLVNRVPLPQKIQVFLARILFHLKSWGMAEIFLAGVLVSFVKLMAYGDIGVGTSFVPWCMFCLLQLRTFQCVDRRWLWDDIKPMPKLEQPLKVGVPGIRQGLRSCSCCTAILPADQAVCTRCETKGFVRRRHSLQWTLALLMTSIILYLPANIMPIMITDLLGEKLPSTIIAGVVLLWSEGSYPVAMVIFIASIMVPTLKMIAIAWLCWNANGNGSRDSERMHLVYEVVEFVGRWSMIDVFVIAVLSALVRMGGLMNIYPAIGAVMFALVVVMTMFSAMTFDPRLLWDREPESSHEEK, from the coding sequence ATGTGCGATGATCACCATGCTGCAGGGCATATCCTGTGCCCACAATGCGATTTGCTGGTGGCGTTACCGCATCTCGAACACCGTCACAAAGCGTTGTGTCCTCGTTGTCACACAACGCTTACCACTGAATGGGACGAGCCGCGACAGCGGCCCACCGCCTATGCGCTGGTGGCGTTGTTCATGCTGTTGCTGGCTAACTTATTTCCCTTCATCAATATGAGCGTCGGTGGGATCAGCAGTGAAGTCGAGCTGCTGGAAATCCCACATGTGCTGTTCTCTGAAGACTACGCCAGCCTGGGCACCTTCTTCCTGTTATTTGTGCAACTGGTTCCGGCGTTTTGCCTGGTCACCATTCTGGTGCTGGTCAACCGGGTGCCGTTGCCGCAAAAAATTCAGGTGTTCCTGGCCCGTATTCTGTTCCACTTAAAAAGCTGGGGCATGGCCGAGATTTTTCTCGCCGGGGTGCTGGTCAGTTTCGTGAAGCTAATGGCTTACGGCGATATCGGCGTGGGGACCAGCTTTGTTCCGTGGTGTATGTTCTGTCTGCTTCAGCTGCGCACATTCCAGTGTGTTGACCGTCGCTGGCTGTGGGACGACATCAAGCCAATGCCTAAACTCGAACAACCGCTGAAAGTGGGCGTGCCGGGGATCCGTCAGGGCCTGCGCTCCTGCTCGTGCTGTACCGCCATTCTTCCAGCCGATCAGGCGGTGTGCACGCGCTGCGAAACCAAAGGTTTTGTCCGTCGCAGGCACAGTTTGCAATGGACGCTAGCGCTGCTGATGACCTCGATTATCCTCTATCTGCCTGCCAACATTATGCCGATCATGATTACGGATTTGCTCGGCGAGAAACTGCCCTCGACCATTATTGCCGGGGTGGTGTTGCTGTGGAGTGAAGGATCGTACCCGGTCGCGATGGTGATTTTTATCGCCAGTATTATGGTTCCGACGCTGAAAATGATCGCCATTGCCTGGCTGTGCTGGAACGCCAATGGCAATGGAAGCCGCGACAGCGAGCGGATGCACCTTGTGTATGAGGTGGTTGAATTTGTTGGCCGTTGGTCAATGATTGATGTTTTTGTGATAGCAGTGCTATCCGCGCTGGTGCGCATGGGAGGCTTAATGAATATCTATCCGGCGATAGGAGCAGTAATGTTCGCGTTGGTGGTTGTCATGACCATGTTCTCCGCCATGACCTTCGATCCTCGTTTGTTGTGGGATCGTGAGCCAGAATCAAGCCATGAGGAAAAGTAA